The following proteins are co-located in the Betta splendens chromosome 9, fBetSpl5.4, whole genome shotgun sequence genome:
- the LOC114862124 gene encoding DENN domain-containing protein 2A-like isoform X1, whose product MDATELMKAKPACIYSTVNRLKTCSRRGRGFQIASVKDKGTGQRREGRPKHPLTSLVNLSNQREDSLIMANRRPNCDPHSNDNTPSVGSKYPRPNVGNIKDKISLWEGKEATHSPASSALSGQCASAKKAESQTKGSSKTPDESGRRVNNQKENLGKENVGKPLDSRPCSPVGEHIRTHKRGTLRSSKPSENQRDDDGKRETKQKYEKKNVEKPEDLRPCSPVGAGKQLRGTLRSNKPSEDQKQEGKKETNKDMIEHEKENVEKLADSRPCSPEVAAQQQVGTLRRSSDRKPAEQSTQERRDVFTLFKKLEALGQNHGKTPTELGNYFSPPSKEKQGDARRRSAGVPEGKEHPENVYTEPGSPPINPVPKPRRTFQHATLTGSEKSQKEGRAQRNLPPLPSDPASPSSKPPSGVYGRQRGERVRDSVNRKSFEFEDLAGLSSPLSSRSLSQEHHYEDILDASKENPYEDIELESQCSQQSLPSSPGADISKASRPGFFRQNSGRSFKLLDLRRTTQQAQGCSSGGLSSPPQLSRASTPTGPEHAPWGPADAYSRTCRRIPTVVLRINSIFEARIGKKHLRRIYHYAETSSGRVTDENSDSESEAEERAKAHRQRLVSVQSILSHPRQTQVHYNGTSPRNGSLEKERHQHQRKLFEYFLVVSLQKSKAGGHYLPEVTQQFPPKLERSFKFMRETEDQLRIIPQFCFPDAKDWEPVENFPSEMFSFVLTGEDGSRRFGYCRRLLPSGKGKRLPEVYCIVSHLGCFNLFSKVLDEVERRRALSPALVQPFMRAIMEAQFPAPGRTITVKTFLPGSGTEVMELCRPSDSRLEHVDFECLFSCLSLRLLLRVLGSLLLERRVIFTADKLSTLSQCCHAVVALLYPFVWQHTYIPVLPSAMLDIVCTPTPFIVGLLSSSLPQLKELPLEEVLVVDLGNCRFLRQLDDEDSILPSKLLSALENILERRKELASERGGDVPSDSEHLSTVVSEAFVRFFVELVGHYPLFIVSEREDGYSSSSSSPLPCSFQREGFRKAMPSKTMRRFLEVFMETQMFGWFIQERELHRKTLRGLFEMRVQEYLDSIHENEHRRVNRFLKGLGNKMKFLSKK is encoded by the exons GCTAAAAACGTGCAGTCGTCGTGGGAGGGGGTTCCAGATCGCTTCAGTCAAAGACAAAGGCACTGGGCAAAGGAGAGAGGGGCGACCGAAACACCCCTTAACCTCATTAGTCAACCTGAGCAACCAAAGAGAAGATTCACTCATCATGGCGAACAGGAGGCCAAACTGTGACCCTCACAGCAATGACAATACTCCTTCAGTTGGGAGTAAGTACCCCCGGCCCAATGTAGGCAACATTAAGGACAAGATTTCACTGTGGGAGGGAAAGGAAGCCACTCATTCTCCCGCTTCCTCAGCGCTTTCAGGCCAGTGTGCCAGCGCGAAAAAGGCAGAATCCCAGACAAAAGGCAGCAGCAAAACTCCAGATGAGAGTGGCAGGAGAGTAAATAACCAAAAGGAAAATCTGGGGAAGGAAAATGTAGGAAAACCTTTGGATTCAAGGCCTTGTTCACCTGTTGGGGAACACATTAGGACACACAAAAGAGGGACCCTCAGGAGCAGCAAGCCCAGTGAAAACCAGAGAGACGACGATGGGAAGAGAGAGACCAAGCAAAAATACGAGAAAAAGAACGTAGAAAAGCCCGAGGATTTAAGACCCTGTTCACCTGTGGGGGCTGGGAAACAGTTAAGAGGGACGCTAAGGAGCAATAAGCCCAGCGAGGACCAGAAGCAGGAGGGTAAAAAGGAGACTAACAAAGACATGATAGAACATGAGAAAGAAAACGTAGAGAAGCTCGCAGATTCAAGACCTTGTTCACCTGAGGTGGCAGCGCAGCAGCAAGTGGGGACGTTGAGGAGAAGCAGTGACAGGAAACCAGCAGAGCAGTCCACGCAGGAGAGGAGGGACGTGTTCACGCTCTTCAAGAAGCTGGAGGCTTTGGGACAGAACCACGGGAAGACTCCCACAGAGCTCGGCAACTACTTCAGCCCGCCGAGCAAGGAGAAGCAGGGGGATGCGAGGAGGAGGTCCGCGGGGGTCCCGGAGGGCAAGGAGCACCCGGAGAACGTGTACACGGAACCGGGCTCGCCCCCCATCAACCCGGTCCCCAAGCCCAGACGCACCTTCCAGCACGCGACCCTCACCGGCTCAGAGAAGAGCCAAAAGGAGGGCAGGGCCCAGCGGAACCTCCCCCCGCTGCCCTCCGACCCAGCGTCACCCTCATCAAAGCCTCCTTCTGGTGTTTATGGGAGACAGAGGggcgagagagtgagagacagcGTCAACAG GAAATCCTTCGAGTTTGAGGACCTGGCAGGGTTGAGCAGCCCGCTCTCGTCTCGCTCACTGTCCCAGGAGCATCACTATGAAGACATCCTGG aCGCCTCCAAGGAGAATCCATACGAGGACATTGAACTGGAGAGTCAGTGTTCCCAGCAGTCTTTGCCTTCGTCCCCTGGTGCCGACATCTCAAAG GCCTCCAGACCCGGCTTCTTCAGGCAGAACTCGGGCAGGAGCTTCAAGCTGCTCGACCTGCGGCGAACCACCCAGCAGGCCCAGGGCTGTAGCAGCGGAGGCCTTTCATCTCCACCGCAGCTCAGCCGAGCCTCCACCCCCACGGGGCCCGAACACGCACCCTGGGGCCCCGCAGACGCCTACAGCCGCACCTGCCGCCGCATACCCACA GTCGTGCTGAGAATCAACAGCATCTTTGAGGCTCGTATAGGGAAGAAACACCTAAGAAGAATCTATCATTACGCTGAGACGAGCTCAGGAAGAG TGACAGATGAGAACAGTGACTCTGAGAGCGAAGCTGAAGAAAGAGCAAAAG CTCACCGTCAGCGCCTGGTGTCGGTCCAGTCCATCCTGAGCCATCCGAGGCAGACCCAGGTCCACTACAATGGTACAAGCCCCAGAAACGGCTCTTTGGAAAAGGAGcgccaccagcaccagcgcaaactttttgaatatttcctGGTTGTGTCGCTGCAGAAGTCCAAAGCCGGTGGCCACTATCTGCCAGAGGTCACGCAGCAGTTCCCGCCTAAG TTGGAGAGAAGCTTTAAGTTCATGAGGGAGACGGAGGATCAGCTGAGGATCATTCCTCAGTTCTGTTTCCCTGATGCGAAGGACTGGGAGCCAGTGGAGAACTTCCCGAG TGAGATGTTCTCCTTTGTTTTGACTGGAGAAGACGGGAGCAGGAGGTTCGGATACTGTCGCCGTTTACTG CCCAGTGGAAAAGGCAAACGCCTTCCAGAGGTTTACTGCATCGTCAGCCACCTCGGCTGTTTCAACCTGTTCTCCAAG GTTCTGGACGAGGTGGAGCGGCGGCGGGCTCTGTCTCCGGCGCTGGTGCAGCCCTTCATGAGAGCCATCATGGAGGCCCAGTTTCCAGCTCCGGGCCGGACCATCACCGTCAAAACCTTCCTCCCCGGCTCAGGCACCGAG GTGATGGAGCTGTGTCGGCCCTCGGACTCCCGCCTGGAGCACGTGGACTTCGAGTGCCTGTTCTCCTGCCTGAGCCTGCGCCTGCTCCTCCGGGTGCTGggctcgctgctgctggagcggaGGGTCATCTTCACCGCCGACAAACTCAg CACGCTGTCCCAGTGCTGCCACGCGGTGGTGGCCCTGCTCTACCCCTTCGTGTGGCAGCACACCTACATCCCCGTGCTGCCCTCCGCCATGCTCGACATCGTCTGCACCCCGACCCCGTTCATCGTGGGCCTGCTGTCCAGCTCCCTGCCTCAGCTCAAGGAGCTTCCCCTGGAGGAG GTTCTGGTCGTGGACCTCGGAAACTGCCGATTCCTCAGACAG TTGGATGATGAAGACTCCATCCTGCCCTCAaagctcctgtcggccctggAGAACATtctggagagaagaaaggagctTGCGAGTGAACGAGGAGGTGACGTGCCCAGTG ACTCTGAACACCTGAGCACCGTCGTGTCCGAGGCGTTCGTCCGCTTCTTCGTGGAGCTGGTCGGCCACTACCCCCTCTTCATCGTCAGCGAGCGGGAGGATggctactcctcctcctcctcatccccgcTCCCCTGCTCGTTCCAGCGGGAGGGCTTCCGTAAGGCGATGCCATCCAAGACCATGCGGCGCTTCCTGGAGGTCTTTATGGAGACCCAGATGTTCGGCTGGTTCATCCAGGAGAGAGAGCTGCACAGGAAGACTCTGAGAG GACTGTTTGAAATGAGGGTGCAGGAGTATCTAGACTCTATCCACGAGAATGAACACAGGAGAGTTAACAGGTTTCTTAAAGGCTTGG gaaacaaaatgaaatttCTCTCCAAGAAATAA
- the LOC114862124 gene encoding DENN domain-containing protein 2A-like isoform X2 has product MDATELMKAKPACIYSTVNRLKTCSRRGRGFQIASVKDKGTGQRREGRPKHPLTSLVNLSNQREDSLIMANRRPNCDPHSNDNTPSVGSKYPRPNVGNIKDKISLWEGKEATHSPASSALSGQCASAKKAESQTKGSSKTPDESGRRVNNQKENLGKENVGKPLDSRPCSPVGEHIRTHKRGTLRSSKPSENQRDDDGKRETKQKYEKKNVEKPEDLRPCSPVGAGKQLRGTLRSNKPSEDQKQEGKKETNKDMIEHEKENVEKLADSRPCSPEVAAQQQVGTLRRSSDRKPAEQSTQERRDVFTLFKKLEALGQNHGKTPTELGNYFSPPSKEKQGDARRRSAGVPEGKEHPENVYTEPGSPPINPVPKPRRTFQHATLTGSEKSQKEGRAQRNLPPLPSDPASPSSKPPSGVYGRQRGERVRDSVNRKSFEFEDLAGLSSPLSSRSLSQEHHYEDILDASKENPYEDIELESQCSQQSLPSSPGADISKASRPGFFRQNSGRSFKLLDLRRTTQQAQGCSSGGLSSPPQLSRASTPTGPEHAPWGPADAYSRTCRRIPTVVLRINSIFEARIGKKHLRRIYHYAETSSGRVTDENSDSESEAEERAKAHRQRLVSVQSILSHPRQTQVHYNGTSPRNGSLEKERHQHQRKLFEYFLVVSLQKSKAGGHYLPEVTQQFPPKLERSFKFMRETEDQLRIIPQFCFPDAKDWEPVENFPSEMFSFVLTGEDGSRRFGYCRRLLPSGKGKRLPEVYCIVSHLGCFNLFSKVLDEVERRRALSPALVQPFMRAIMEAQFPAPGRTITVKTFLPGSGTEVMELCRPSDSRLEHVDFECLFSCLSLRLLLRVLGSLLLERRVIFTADKLSTPTSPCCPPPCSTSSAPRPRSSWACCPAPCLSSRSFPWRRFWSWTSETADSSDSWMMKTPSCPQSSCRPWRTFWREERSLRVNEEVTCPVTLNT; this is encoded by the exons GCTAAAAACGTGCAGTCGTCGTGGGAGGGGGTTCCAGATCGCTTCAGTCAAAGACAAAGGCACTGGGCAAAGGAGAGAGGGGCGACCGAAACACCCCTTAACCTCATTAGTCAACCTGAGCAACCAAAGAGAAGATTCACTCATCATGGCGAACAGGAGGCCAAACTGTGACCCTCACAGCAATGACAATACTCCTTCAGTTGGGAGTAAGTACCCCCGGCCCAATGTAGGCAACATTAAGGACAAGATTTCACTGTGGGAGGGAAAGGAAGCCACTCATTCTCCCGCTTCCTCAGCGCTTTCAGGCCAGTGTGCCAGCGCGAAAAAGGCAGAATCCCAGACAAAAGGCAGCAGCAAAACTCCAGATGAGAGTGGCAGGAGAGTAAATAACCAAAAGGAAAATCTGGGGAAGGAAAATGTAGGAAAACCTTTGGATTCAAGGCCTTGTTCACCTGTTGGGGAACACATTAGGACACACAAAAGAGGGACCCTCAGGAGCAGCAAGCCCAGTGAAAACCAGAGAGACGACGATGGGAAGAGAGAGACCAAGCAAAAATACGAGAAAAAGAACGTAGAAAAGCCCGAGGATTTAAGACCCTGTTCACCTGTGGGGGCTGGGAAACAGTTAAGAGGGACGCTAAGGAGCAATAAGCCCAGCGAGGACCAGAAGCAGGAGGGTAAAAAGGAGACTAACAAAGACATGATAGAACATGAGAAAGAAAACGTAGAGAAGCTCGCAGATTCAAGACCTTGTTCACCTGAGGTGGCAGCGCAGCAGCAAGTGGGGACGTTGAGGAGAAGCAGTGACAGGAAACCAGCAGAGCAGTCCACGCAGGAGAGGAGGGACGTGTTCACGCTCTTCAAGAAGCTGGAGGCTTTGGGACAGAACCACGGGAAGACTCCCACAGAGCTCGGCAACTACTTCAGCCCGCCGAGCAAGGAGAAGCAGGGGGATGCGAGGAGGAGGTCCGCGGGGGTCCCGGAGGGCAAGGAGCACCCGGAGAACGTGTACACGGAACCGGGCTCGCCCCCCATCAACCCGGTCCCCAAGCCCAGACGCACCTTCCAGCACGCGACCCTCACCGGCTCAGAGAAGAGCCAAAAGGAGGGCAGGGCCCAGCGGAACCTCCCCCCGCTGCCCTCCGACCCAGCGTCACCCTCATCAAAGCCTCCTTCTGGTGTTTATGGGAGACAGAGGggcgagagagtgagagacagcGTCAACAG GAAATCCTTCGAGTTTGAGGACCTGGCAGGGTTGAGCAGCCCGCTCTCGTCTCGCTCACTGTCCCAGGAGCATCACTATGAAGACATCCTGG aCGCCTCCAAGGAGAATCCATACGAGGACATTGAACTGGAGAGTCAGTGTTCCCAGCAGTCTTTGCCTTCGTCCCCTGGTGCCGACATCTCAAAG GCCTCCAGACCCGGCTTCTTCAGGCAGAACTCGGGCAGGAGCTTCAAGCTGCTCGACCTGCGGCGAACCACCCAGCAGGCCCAGGGCTGTAGCAGCGGAGGCCTTTCATCTCCACCGCAGCTCAGCCGAGCCTCCACCCCCACGGGGCCCGAACACGCACCCTGGGGCCCCGCAGACGCCTACAGCCGCACCTGCCGCCGCATACCCACA GTCGTGCTGAGAATCAACAGCATCTTTGAGGCTCGTATAGGGAAGAAACACCTAAGAAGAATCTATCATTACGCTGAGACGAGCTCAGGAAGAG TGACAGATGAGAACAGTGACTCTGAGAGCGAAGCTGAAGAAAGAGCAAAAG CTCACCGTCAGCGCCTGGTGTCGGTCCAGTCCATCCTGAGCCATCCGAGGCAGACCCAGGTCCACTACAATGGTACAAGCCCCAGAAACGGCTCTTTGGAAAAGGAGcgccaccagcaccagcgcaaactttttgaatatttcctGGTTGTGTCGCTGCAGAAGTCCAAAGCCGGTGGCCACTATCTGCCAGAGGTCACGCAGCAGTTCCCGCCTAAG TTGGAGAGAAGCTTTAAGTTCATGAGGGAGACGGAGGATCAGCTGAGGATCATTCCTCAGTTCTGTTTCCCTGATGCGAAGGACTGGGAGCCAGTGGAGAACTTCCCGAG TGAGATGTTCTCCTTTGTTTTGACTGGAGAAGACGGGAGCAGGAGGTTCGGATACTGTCGCCGTTTACTG CCCAGTGGAAAAGGCAAACGCCTTCCAGAGGTTTACTGCATCGTCAGCCACCTCGGCTGTTTCAACCTGTTCTCCAAG GTTCTGGACGAGGTGGAGCGGCGGCGGGCTCTGTCTCCGGCGCTGGTGCAGCCCTTCATGAGAGCCATCATGGAGGCCCAGTTTCCAGCTCCGGGCCGGACCATCACCGTCAAAACCTTCCTCCCCGGCTCAGGCACCGAG GTGATGGAGCTGTGTCGGCCCTCGGACTCCCGCCTGGAGCACGTGGACTTCGAGTGCCTGTTCTCCTGCCTGAGCCTGCGCCTGCTCCTCCGGGTGCTGggctcgctgctgctggagcggaGGGTCATCTTCACCGCCGACAAACTCAg CACACCTACATCCCCGTGCTGCCCTCCGCCATGCTCGACATCGTCTGCACCCCGACCCCGTTCATCGTGGGCCTGCTGTCCAGCTCCCTGCCTCAGCTCAAGGAGCTTCCCCTGGAGGAG GTTCTGGTCGTGGACCTCGGAAACTGCCGATTCCTCAGACAG TTGGATGATGAAGACTCCATCCTGCCCTCAaagctcctgtcggccctggAGAACATtctggagagaagaaaggagctTGCGAGTGAACGAGGAGGTGACGTGCCCAGTG ACTCTGAACACCTGA